The Arthrobacter sp. PM3 genome contains the following window.
TGCGGTGGCCACCTGGTCAAACACCCGCGGTGCGGCCCGAACGAATGGGGGAGGATCCCATGCCAGCAATCGTGATCGTCGGAGCCCAATGGGGCGACGAAGGCAAAGGAAAGGCCACCGACCTGCTCGGCGGCCGCGTTGACTACGTCGTCAAGCCCAACGGCGGCAACAACGCAGGGCACACCGTCGTCGTAGGCGGTGAGAAGTATGAGCTCAAGCTCCTTCCGGCCGGCATCCTGAGCCCGAACGCGATTCCGATCATCGGAAACGGCTGCGTGGTGAACTTGGAAGCACTGTTCCAGGAAATCGACGGCCTCGAAGCCCGCGGCGCGGACACGTCCAAGCTGCGCGTCTCCGCCAACGCCCACCTTGTCGCCCCGTACCACCAGGTCCTGGACAAGGTCACCGAGCGGTTCCTGGGCAGCCGCGCCATCGGCACCACCGGCCGCGGCATCGGCCCGGCCTACATGGACAAGGTGGCCCGCCTCGGCATCCGTGTCCAGGACGTCTTCGACGCCTCGATCCTTCGCCAGAAGGTCGAAGGCTCGCTGCGCCAGAAGAATGAACTCCTGGTCAAGGTCTACAACCGCCGCGACATCGAGGTGGACGAGATCGTGGAGTACTTCCTGTCCTTCGCCGAACGCCTCCGCCCCCTGGTCATCGACAGCACGTTTGTCCTGAACACGGCGCTGGACGAGGGCAAGGTGGTCCTCATGGAAGGCGGCCAGGCCACGTTCCTGGACGTGGACCACGGCACCTACCCGTTCGTCACGTCCTCGAACCCGACCGCCGGCGGCGCCTCCGTGGGCTCGGGCATCGGGCCCACCCGCATCTCGCGCTCCATTGGCATCATCAAGGCCTACACCACCCGTGTGGGTGCCGGGCCGTTCCCCACGGAACTGTTCGACGAGATGGGCATGTACCTGCAGAAGACCGGCGGCGAATTCGGTGTCAACACCGGCCGCCCCCGCCGCTGCGGCTGGTACGACGCCGTCCTGGCCCGCCACGCCTCCCGCGTCAACGGCTTCACGGACTACTTCGTCACCAAGCTGGACGTGCTGACCGGCATCGAGCAGATCCCGGTGTGCGTGGCCTACGATGTCGACGGCGTCCGGCACGACGAAATGCCCATGACCCAGACCGAGTTCCACCACGCCAAGCCGATCTTCGAGTACTTCGACGGCTGGACCGAGGACATCACCGGCGCCCGGACCCTCGAGGACCTCCCGGAGAACGCCCGGAACTATGTCCTGGCCCTGGAGAAGCTCTCCGGCACGCGGTTCTCCGCGATCGGCGTCGGCCCGGACCGCGACCAGACGATTGTGGTCAACGACCTGATCCTTGACTGATCACTGACGGGCGCAAGATGCGCACGCACGACGGCGGCGGGTCACCCGGGAGGGTGAGACCGCCGCCGTCGGCGTTAAGGCCGCTACTGGCCGGCCGCGAGGCCCAGCGAGAGCCAGTTGTCCCGGGCTGCCCTGGCCGCGGCGTCGGCATCGCCCAAGCGGGCGAGCCGGATGATTTCCGCGTGCTGGGCGGCCGATTCGCGGGCCGCGAAAGAGCCGAAGCGCATCCGCTCCACCCGGCGCAGGACGGGGGTGGTCTGTTCCAGCAGCTCCTGCAGCACGGGGTTGCCGCTTGCCGTGACAAAGACGGCGTGGAAATCGTCGTCGGCCGCCAGCGCGGACTCGACGTCCGCCGCCTGCAGGGCACGCTCAAAACGCGCGTTGGCCTCGGCCATGGCGGCGAGGTGGTCCTCGGTCAGGGCCGGGACGGCCAGCCGGGCGGCCAGCTCATGCAGGCCGGCGACCACCTGCTGGGTGCTGACCGTTGACGCCTGATCGAAGGGCGCGACGATAGTGGCTTTGCCCGGCAGCGCGATGACCAGGCCCGCGCGTTCCAGCCGCAGCAGCGCCTCCCGGATGGGGGTCCGGCTGACGCCCAGCCATGCCTCCAGTTCCGTGTCCTTGAGCCGTTCGCCGGGCTCGAATGTGCCGTCGACGATCGCATTGCGGATCGACTCGAAGACGTGGTCCCGGAGCAGCGGCCGCCGGTGGACTCCGGAAAGCGGGGGAACGGGCATGCAACATATCGTATATCGCCCTTGCCGGGAGGCGGATCCTGGCGGAAGATGGTGGTGTCAGCACCGCAATATATTGCATTTTGCGGTGCAGTCACCGGCACCAGTGACGCCGCGCCAACCCGCTACCGGAGGACTCCCCATGGCCATCACCGATTTTGAGCGCTACCCCCTGATGTTCGGGCCCAGCCCCATCCACCCGCTGCCCCGGCTCACCAAGCACCTCGGCGGAGCCCGGATCTGGGCCAAGCGCGAAGACGTCAACAGCGGGCTGGCGTTCGGCGGCAACAAGACCCGCAAGCTCGAATACTTCGTCCCGGATGCCCTGGCCCAGGGGGCGGACACCCTCGTCTCGATCGGCGGCTACCAGTCCAACCACACCCGCCAGGTCGCCGCCGTGGCCGCGAAACTCGGCCTGAAGGCCCGGCTGGTGCAGGAGAACTGGGTCGACTGGCCCGATCCGCTGTCCGACCGCGTGGGCAACATCCTGCTCTCGCGCCTGATGGGGGCCGACGTTCGGCTGGACAGTGCGGGCTTTGACATCGGCATCCGCAGCAGTTGGGAAAACGCCATCGAAGAGGTCCGTGCCGCCGGCGGCAAGCCCTACGCCATCCCGGCCGGCGGTTCCGACCACCGGCTCGGCGGGCTGGGCTTCGCCAACTGGGCCTACGAGGTGGAACAGCAGGAGCGCGAACTCGGCGTCTTCTTCGACACCATCGTCGTCTGCACCGTCACCGGGTCCACCCACGCCGGTATGATCGCGGGCTTCGCCGGGCAGGACAAGCCGCGCCGGGTGATCGGCATCGACGCGTCCGCCACCCTGCAGAAGACCCGGGACCAGGTGGAGCGCATTGCCCGGAACACCGCCGAGCTGATCGGCGTCGGCCGGGAGCTCCGGGACGACGAAATCACCGTCATGGACGGCTGGGCCGGGGACCTTTACGGCATTCCCGTCGATTCCACCCTCGAAGCCATCCGCCTTGGCGCCTCGCTCGAGGCCATGATCACCGACCCCGTCTATGAGGGGAAGTCCCTGGCCGGGCTGATCGATCTCGTCACGAGCCGCGAGATCCCGGCAGGCAGCAATGTCCTGTATGCCCATCTGGGTGGCCAGATCGCGCTCAACGCCTACAGCGGGCTGTTCCGGTCGTAGGGCCGGAACAGGCTTCCATCCGGGCCGCCCGAAAAAGAAAAAAAGAATTTCTGATCAGGGCGTAACCTTTCGGGCCGTCCCATCGATTACTCCTTTGTAAGCGCCGCCGGAGCTTGGACCCCCCATCGGGCCCGGCCGGCCTTCCACCGTAAGTGCCGGCCGGCGCCTGCCCCCATCGGGCGCCGGCCAGCCTTCCACGGCGAGAGCGGGCTGTCGACTGCCCCCCATTGAGGCCGCAGCCTGTCTTCCAACAAAAAACAAAGGATGTATTTCTGTGATGAAGAGTGTTAGCAAGACCACCAAGATTGCCGTCGGCGCCGCCATCCTGGCAGTCGGAGGCTTCTCCGGCATCGGGCTGGCCAATGCGGCCCAGATGTCCAGCACCGAACAGTCTTCAGTGACCCACGCTACCCCCGCCACCCCGGCTACCCCGGCCGTTCCGGCAACCCCGACCCTCCCCGCCAAGCCGGCCGTCCCGGCCGTCCCGGCAACCCCCGCAGCGCCGTCGACTGACGGCTCGGCCACGGGCTCCGTCAAGGGTGACGCCGACGTCGAAGGTGCTGAGGGCGCAGCAGAAGGCTCCGTCGATGCCGACCAGGACGGCGCCACGGTCAAGGGCGGCGCTGCCGTCAAGGGTGCGGCCGGCGAGGCCCGCGCCAACGCCAACGTCAAGGCCGCCGTACCGGCCACCCCGGCCGTCCCGGCTGTCCCCGGTTCCGACGGCGTCCCGGCCACCCCGGCCGTCCCGGCTGTTCCGGCCAAGCCGTCCGTCGAGCTGCCCGAGCACGACAAGTAAAATCCCGGACGCTTGTCCCGGGCCCGGCACGGGTCCGCAAGCAAGGAAGAGCCCTCGCTTTGAAGGGCTCGGGGGTGCGGCCGCTAGACTTACGGGGGCCGCACCCCAGCAGGAACGGAAGGACAGCCTCTTGGCAGAGCAGCTAAGCGACGACGAATTGTCAGCCGCTCTAGCTGGTGACCCATCAGGTTTCAGTGCGGTGTACACCGCCATTTCCCCGGCCGTCCTGGGCTACTTCCGGGCCCGGGGCGTGGACGACGCCGAGGCCCTGACCCAGGACGTCTTCGTGGACGTCCTGCCGAAGCTGCCCGGCGTCACCGGCGGCCACACGGGCCTGCGGACCTTTATCTTCTCCGTCGCCCACGCCCGGCTCGTCGATTACCGGCGGCGGGTCGAACGCACGCCGCACCTGGCCGAATACGACCCCCTGGACGACGCGCGGTTCTCGGCATCCGCCGAGGACGAGGCGCTGGGGTCCTTGGGCGGCATCTCTGACACTCTCGCAAAGCTCAATGACGACCAGCGCGAAGTCCTGGTTCTGCGCATCGTCGCAGACCTGTCCATCGAACAGGTGGCCGGCATCATGGACAAGACGCCGGGCGCCATCAAACAGCTTCAGCGGCGCGGGCTCAGTGCCCTGCGCGAACTCGTAACCGAAAAGGACCACGCAGCATCATGACGGGCACCCGCGAACCCCAGCAGGATGGCAGCATCCAGGCGATGCTGAGCGACTCCGGCCTCGACGCTGCCGCCGAGCTCCGCAGCTCGCTGGAACAGCTCCGTGCACTGGTCCCGGAGACGGCACCGGCCCCCCGCGCCGACCTCGCGGCGCTTCTGGCTGCAGGCACCGCGGCGCCGGCGGCCACAGAGCCGGTGGCCACAGTTCCGGCGGCCACCGTCACAGCGGCTACGGCCCTGTTGCCGACAGTTCCGTCGGCAAACGTGGCCGCGCCCCAAAGCGCCGCCGACGACGGGCCGCCGGCCGGCGTCGTGACTCTCGCTTCCCGGAATCGGAGCAGGAGCCGGAACAAGAGCCGGAATCGCCGCCTCGCGATCGTGGGCGGTGCCGTGATCGGGGCGATGAGCCTCGGAGCCGGTGCCGTGGCCGCCTCCAGCGAGGACTTCCGGCACAGCGTCGGCCGGACGGTCGGCAGCATTTTCCAGCCGCCGGCCCAGCCCGCTCCTGCCACTGAGCATGTCCAGCCGTCACCGGCGTCCATCCCGACCCTTCCCGTGCCCGGCGCCACGTCCACAGCCGCGGCTCCCGGCGCTACTCCCACCGGCGCGCCGACGCCGGGCAGCTCAATGCGCACGCCCGGCTCCGCGGCGCCCGGCCATACGGCCCCCGCCGTCCCGCCCGCCGTCGGCCGGGACGGCATCCTGCCGACTCCCGGACAGCGGCCGGTGACACCGGGGATTCCCGCCGTACCCGGCATGCCTGACCACGGCGACCGCAAGGACCTGCCCCACGGCCCGGGCGACGCCACGCCCACCCTGCCGGGAACCCTGCCGACCAAGCTCCCCGACGAGCCTTAACCCACGTGCGCTACCACGTATGGTCCTTATCCGGCACGGATAACAACCCCAAATGATGGCGCGACGGCGGGGCCGCTGGGGCCGCCGGAGTAGGGTGGGGGCATGTCCCACGTTAACGATCCCGCCGTCATTGACCGGCTCATGCGAACCAAAGGCACCTGGGCCGTCGTCGGCCTCACAACGAATGAATGGCGCTCCGCTTACGACGTCTCGCTCTACATCCGGGACCGCATGGGCATGAAGATCATTCCGGTCAATCTGCCAGGAGACGACGTCCACGGCGAGACGGGATACCGCTCCCTGGCGGACATTCCGGCCGGGGAGCATCCGATCGACGTCGTGGACTGCTTCGTGAACTCCCACAAAGTGGGGGCCGTCATCGACGAAGCCATCGCGGTCGGTGCCAAGGCCGTCTGGCTGCAGCTGGGGGTGTTCGATGACGCTGCCGTGGAGCGTGCCAAGGCCGCCGGGCTCGACGTCGTGGTCAACGCATGCCCGGCCCGTGAAGGCTGGCGTGTGGGCATCTAGCCGTGGCCGACCGCATCCGGCCTGCGCGTAGGCTGGGGGCATGGACGTTGCCACCCTCCGCAGGATCTGCCTGAGTTTCCCCGGCGCGTTTGAGGATTTCCCGTTCGGCCCGGAAACGTCCGTCTTCAAGGTGCGGGCCGCCGTGGCGGGCGGGGCACGGCACGAGGCCAAAATGTTCGCCCTGTCCGCCATGAACCCCGCCGACTGGGCCGTGAGCCTGAAATGCGAGCCCGTCCTGGCGCAGCAGCTGCGGTCCGCCCACCCCGAGATCACCGGCGCCTGGCACCTGAACAAGACGCACTGGAACGGAGTCCGGCTGGACGGCTCCCTGCCCGATGACATGATCCGGGACATGGTGGAGGACTCCTACGACCTCGTGGTGGCCTCGCTGAGCCGGAAACAGCGGGACCAGCTGGGCTGGGCCGGGCTTGCCCGGGGCGACGGCGTATGAGCAGCAGTCCCGCCCGCGGCCGCCTCGGCCGCGGCGCGCTGAACTATCCGGGCATCGGCGGCACCGAGCACGGACAGCGGCCGGCAGGATTCGCCTGGGTGGTCAACCGGGCCTATCTCGGGGAAGGCCCGGAACTCTACCGGCGGGTGGCGCAGGGAATCCTCGCGTGGGAGCTGCAGAAACGCTCCGGCCTGCGCGTCCGCACCGATTCCGACGCCGTCGTGCCGGGCGCGCGGGTGCTGAGCGGATTCGGCGTCGGTCCTTTCCGGATCAGCGCGCCGTGTGAGGTGGTGTGGGTGCGGACGCCGGTGCCCGGCGACGGGCCGCAGAGCGCCGGGTTCGGGTACGGAACCCTGCCGGGCCATCCGGTGCGCGGCGAGGAGGCCTTCGAAGTGGAGATCGACGGCGAGGGGCGGGTGCAGTTGAAAGTCAGCGCCTTCAGCCGGCCGTCCAACTGGATTTACGCTGCCGGCGCCGCCCTTGGCCGGCGCGCGCAAAGCCACGTCACTTCCCGCTACATTGGGAGTGCACGTGAACTGGCCGCAGGTGAAAGCTGATCAGGAGCAGGTGAATGCTGGAGCAGACAATCCTTGACCAATTGTGGGACTTCGACGACCCCGCAGGTTCGGAAGCGCGCTTCCGGGCCGCGGTGGCCGATGCCGGCTACGACGTCGACGAACGCGCCGAACTCACCACGCAGCTGGGCCGGGCCATCGGGCTGCAGGGCCGCTTCGAGGAAGCCGACGCCCTCCTGGACTCCGTGGACGGCGACGAACCCACCGTCGCGGTCCGGGTCCTGCTGGAGCGCGGCCGGGTGCTCAACACCAGCGGCCACCCGGAGATGGCCGTGCCGCTCTTTGAACAGGCCGCCGAACTCGCGGACCACCTCG
Protein-coding sequences here:
- a CDS encoding adenylosuccinate synthase, with amino-acid sequence MPAIVIVGAQWGDEGKGKATDLLGGRVDYVVKPNGGNNAGHTVVVGGEKYELKLLPAGILSPNAIPIIGNGCVVNLEALFQEIDGLEARGADTSKLRVSANAHLVAPYHQVLDKVTERFLGSRAIGTTGRGIGPAYMDKVARLGIRVQDVFDASILRQKVEGSLRQKNELLVKVYNRRDIEVDEIVEYFLSFAERLRPLVIDSTFVLNTALDEGKVVLMEGGQATFLDVDHGTYPFVTSSNPTAGGASVGSGIGPTRISRSIGIIKAYTTRVGAGPFPTELFDEMGMYLQKTGGEFGVNTGRPRRCGWYDAVLARHASRVNGFTDYFVTKLDVLTGIEQIPVCVAYDVDGVRHDEMPMTQTEFHHAKPIFEYFDGWTEDITGARTLEDLPENARNYVLALEKLSGTRFSAIGVGPDRDQTIVVNDLILD
- a CDS encoding GntR family transcriptional regulator; the encoded protein is MPVPPLSGVHRRPLLRDHVFESIRNAIVDGTFEPGERLKDTELEAWLGVSRTPIREALLRLERAGLVIALPGKATIVAPFDQASTVSTQQVVAGLHELAARLAVPALTEDHLAAMAEANARFERALQAADVESALAADDDFHAVFVTASGNPVLQELLEQTTPVLRRVERMRFGSFAARESAAQHAEIIRLARLGDADAAARAARDNWLSLGLAAGQ
- a CDS encoding 1-aminocyclopropane-1-carboxylate deaminase, which produces MAITDFERYPLMFGPSPIHPLPRLTKHLGGARIWAKREDVNSGLAFGGNKTRKLEYFVPDALAQGADTLVSIGGYQSNHTRQVAAVAAKLGLKARLVQENWVDWPDPLSDRVGNILLSRLMGADVRLDSAGFDIGIRSSWENAIEEVRAAGGKPYAIPAGGSDHRLGGLGFANWAYEVEQQERELGVFFDTIVVCTVTGSTHAGMIAGFAGQDKPRRVIGIDASATLQKTRDQVERIARNTAELIGVGRELRDDEITVMDGWAGDLYGIPVDSTLEAIRLGASLEAMITDPVYEGKSLAGLIDLVTSREIPAGSNVLYAHLGGQIALNAYSGLFRS
- a CDS encoding RNA polymerase sigma factor produces the protein MAEQLSDDELSAALAGDPSGFSAVYTAISPAVLGYFRARGVDDAEALTQDVFVDVLPKLPGVTGGHTGLRTFIFSVAHARLVDYRRRVERTPHLAEYDPLDDARFSASAEDEALGSLGGISDTLAKLNDDQREVLVLRIVADLSIEQVAGIMDKTPGAIKQLQRRGLSALRELVTEKDHAAS
- a CDS encoding CoA-binding protein → MSHVNDPAVIDRLMRTKGTWAVVGLTTNEWRSAYDVSLYIRDRMGMKIIPVNLPGDDVHGETGYRSLADIPAGEHPIDVVDCFVNSHKVGAVIDEAIAVGAKAVWLQLGVFDDAAVERAKAAGLDVVVNACPAREGWRVGI
- a CDS encoding MmcQ/YjbR family DNA-binding protein, with the protein product MDVATLRRICLSFPGAFEDFPFGPETSVFKVRAAVAGGARHEAKMFALSAMNPADWAVSLKCEPVLAQQLRSAHPEITGAWHLNKTHWNGVRLDGSLPDDMIRDMVEDSYDLVVASLSRKQRDQLGWAGLARGDGV
- a CDS encoding DUF1990 family protein, which translates into the protein MSSSPARGRLGRGALNYPGIGGTEHGQRPAGFAWVVNRAYLGEGPELYRRVAQGILAWELQKRSGLRVRTDSDAVVPGARVLSGFGVGPFRISAPCEVVWVRTPVPGDGPQSAGFGYGTLPGHPVRGEEAFEVEIDGEGRVQLKVSAFSRPSNWIYAAGAALGRRAQSHVTSRYIGSARELAAGES